A genomic window from Pseudocitrobacter corydidari includes:
- a CDS encoding PTS sugar transporter subunit IIC, which produces MNKFEKAFQKLDPIIAALGRSPWLQTISVSMVSTIAITLIGSISVLLIVFPIDSVHQFFVATKMIPVFSGVATCTLGILALYVTFFMARHLVSHYDVDIDGSLCGIASVMTFLIVTPLADAEGNIASIPLTWLGVQGVFSAMLIGLGVGRLFIFVVQRGWTIKMPKGVPPMISRVFQGLLPFLTVGLVALLINRAFMETPWGSFHQCIYTLIQQPLKGLGGSLLAFLLVTLIMQIFWFLGIHGTNVVLPLVTPIWLAMDLENLAAWQNGQELPNVLGLAFFNIVTWGGLALGLVLLMCLSRSKQFKQVGRLALTPALFGITEPVIFGTPLVMNYHLMVPFITNNAIAITLSWALIKMGLVAKIVGAQTIFGLPLGFFASIGGATSIVLLHLFLQLILSPLLWFPWFKLAEKEALKREAEEAN; this is translated from the coding sequence TCGACAATCGCCATTACGCTTATCGGCTCGATCAGCGTGTTGCTTATCGTCTTCCCCATCGATAGCGTGCATCAATTCTTTGTCGCGACAAAGATGATCCCGGTATTCAGCGGCGTCGCCACCTGCACGCTGGGTATTCTGGCACTCTACGTCACCTTCTTTATGGCGCGCCATCTGGTAAGCCATTATGACGTCGATATCGATGGTTCTCTCTGCGGCATTGCATCCGTGATGACCTTTTTGATTGTCACGCCGCTGGCGGACGCCGAGGGAAATATCGCCTCTATCCCCCTGACCTGGCTCGGCGTACAGGGCGTTTTCTCAGCCATGCTGATAGGCCTCGGCGTCGGGCGGCTGTTCATCTTTGTGGTACAGCGCGGCTGGACGATAAAAATGCCGAAAGGCGTTCCGCCCATGATTAGCCGCGTCTTTCAGGGACTGTTACCGTTCCTGACCGTCGGCCTGGTGGCGCTGCTTATCAACCGTGCCTTTATGGAAACGCCGTGGGGCAGTTTTCACCAGTGCATCTACACGCTAATCCAGCAGCCGCTGAAAGGGCTGGGTGGAAGCCTGCTGGCATTCCTGCTGGTGACGCTTATCATGCAGATCTTCTGGTTTCTGGGCATTCACGGCACTAACGTCGTGTTGCCGCTGGTGACGCCCATCTGGCTGGCAATGGATCTCGAAAATTTGGCCGCATGGCAGAACGGCCAGGAATTGCCTAACGTGCTGGGTCTGGCATTCTTTAATATTGTCACCTGGGGCGGCCTGGCGCTGGGGCTGGTGCTGCTGATGTGTCTGTCGCGGAGCAAACAGTTTAAGCAGGTCGGCCGCCTGGCGCTGACGCCTGCCCTGTTTGGCATTACCGAACCGGTTATCTTCGGTACGCCGCTGGTGATGAACTATCACCTGATGGTGCCGTTTATCACCAATAACGCGATTGCGATAACCCTGTCCTGGGCGCTGATTAAAATGGGCCTGGTCGCCAAAATTGTCGGCGCGCAAACCATTTTCGGCCTGCCGCTGGGCTTCTTTGCCTCCATTGGCGGCGCGACGTCAATCGTTCTGCTGCATCTCTTTTTACAGCTGATTCTCTCCCCGCTTCTGTGGTTCCCATGGTTTAAACTGGCGGAAAAAGAGGCCCTTAAGCGTGAAGCCGAGGAAGCCAACTGA